One Lycium barbarum isolate Lr01 chromosome 5, ASM1917538v2, whole genome shotgun sequence genomic window carries:
- the LOC132640630 gene encoding putative ripening-related protein 1: MKKGISPKFAILILTIILVSTVISSAMALQSSCKSSAKIKGIKPPPGKCKIGYQSECCKPGKSYTTYKCSPPVSGKTKAVLTINSFQKGGDGGGKSECDNKYHSNNKPVVALSTGWFSGEKMCMKNITIYGNGRQTNAMVVDECDSTMGCDDVHDYQPPCDNNIVDASKAVWKALGVPKKQWGQLDIFWSDAASS, translated from the coding sequence gCATTAGTCCAAAATTTGCCATTCTCATTCTCACTATAATTCTTGTGAGTACAGTAATTTCATCTGCCATGGCACTACAATCGTCGTGCAAATCTAGCGCGAAGATTAAAGGCATAAAACCACCACCAGGGAAATGCAAAATAGGTTATCAATCAGAATGTTGCAAGCCTGGAAAATCTTACACCACTTACAAATGCTCCCCTCCTGTTTCTGGCAAGACAAAAGCTGTTCTAACTATAAACAGTTTCCAAAAAGGCGGTGATGGTGGTGGAAAATCCGAGTGTGACAACAAATACCATTCAAATAACAAGCCGGTGGTTGCACTCTCAACAGGTTGGTTCAGTGGTGAAAAGATGTGTATGAAGAATATTACAATTTATGGGAACGGAAGGCAAACGAATGCTATGGTAGTGGACGAGTGTGATTCCACAATGGGATGCGACGATGTTCATGATTATCAACCACCGTGTGATAACAACATTGTCGACGCATCCAAAGCTGTTTGGAAGGCATTGGGAGTGCCTAAGAAGCAATGGGGACAACTTGATATATTCTGGTCTGATGCTGCTTCTTCTTGA